One segment of Synechococcus sp. MU1617 DNA contains the following:
- a CDS encoding dTDP-4-dehydrorhamnose 3,5-epimerase family protein has protein sequence MPAELRQTPIEGVFELLSHPFVDSRGAFLNAFRAHEEEFISSWADRGIAQVNLSRSEVVGTIRGLHFQAPPHSEAKMVRCLKGRVWDVAVDLREKSETYGHWQAVELTPERGNALLIPEGCAHGFQVLEPGSELLYLHSGAWVREAETGVRWDDLRLAVAWPLPPTELSERDRNLPLLSDWLLTNKSSP, from the coding sequence ATGCCAGCTGAACTTCGTCAAACTCCAATCGAGGGCGTGTTTGAACTGCTGAGCCACCCCTTCGTGGACTCACGAGGTGCTTTCCTCAATGCATTTCGAGCCCACGAAGAGGAATTCATCAGCTCCTGGGCTGATCGAGGCATTGCCCAGGTGAACCTCAGTCGCAGCGAGGTTGTGGGCACAATTCGTGGACTTCATTTCCAGGCGCCACCCCACAGCGAAGCCAAAATGGTGCGCTGCCTGAAAGGCCGAGTGTGGGATGTGGCAGTGGACTTGCGGGAAAAATCCGAAACGTATGGCCATTGGCAAGCCGTTGAGCTGACCCCAGAGCGGGGTAATGCCCTGTTGATTCCCGAAGGTTGTGCCCATGGCTTCCAGGTGTTGGAGCCAGGTAGCGAGTTGCTCTATCTCCACTCAGGAGCTTGGGTGCGAGAGGCCGAAACAGGCGTGCGCTGGGATGATCTCCGATTAGCAGTTGCCTGGCCCCTTCCTCCGACGGAGCTGAGCGAGCGCGACCGCAACCTCCCATTGTTGTCTGACTGGCTTCTCACCAATAAATCCAGCCCATGA
- a CDS encoding class I SAM-dependent methyltransferase: MTHTCRHCRSPLEHTVIDLGHQPPSNAYLTAEQLLEPEVTYPLQVYVCTNCWLVQLPAHATAEELFTEDYAYFSSTSSSWCAHAERFVDAAVERLGLGVDSHVVELASNDGYLLQYVQKRGIPCLGIEPTRATAEAARAKGIETIERFFGVALAEELEPADLVVANNVLAHVPDINDFVSGIARLLKPQGRASIEFPNLLRLLEGNQFDTIYHEHYSYLSLRVVQRIAASAGLEVVDVEQLPTHGGSLRVWLARQGAAKPTASVSAVLADEETAGLESLKAYDNFQHRAEEAKYGLLEFLLQAKRKGQRVLGYGAAAKGNTLLNYAGIRADLLPAVADRASSKQGSYLPGSHIPVITPEELEGMNPDALLVLPWNLINEVNEQWPRHSLVTAIPSLKKWGENS; this comes from the coding sequence ATGACCCACACCTGCCGCCACTGCCGATCGCCTCTTGAACACACGGTGATTGATCTGGGCCATCAGCCGCCCAGTAACGCCTATCTCACCGCCGAGCAGCTGCTGGAGCCGGAGGTCACCTATCCGTTGCAGGTGTATGTGTGCACCAACTGCTGGTTGGTGCAACTACCAGCCCATGCCACAGCAGAGGAGCTGTTTACGGAGGATTACGCCTACTTCTCCAGCACGTCCAGCAGTTGGTGCGCTCACGCTGAGCGGTTCGTGGATGCGGCGGTAGAGAGGCTTGGCCTGGGGGTAGACAGTCACGTGGTGGAGCTGGCGTCCAACGATGGCTATCTGCTCCAATACGTGCAGAAACGTGGGATTCCCTGCCTTGGTATTGAGCCAACCCGTGCGACTGCAGAGGCGGCGCGTGCCAAAGGGATCGAAACGATCGAGCGCTTCTTTGGGGTGGCGCTAGCTGAAGAGCTTGAGCCTGCTGATCTGGTGGTTGCCAATAATGTGTTGGCCCATGTGCCGGATATCAATGATTTTGTCTCAGGTATCGCTCGGTTGCTTAAGCCCCAGGGCCGCGCCTCGATCGAGTTCCCCAACCTTCTGCGGCTTCTAGAGGGAAACCAGTTCGACACGATTTATCACGAGCACTACAGCTACCTGAGTTTGCGTGTGGTGCAACGGATTGCAGCATCTGCAGGACTGGAGGTAGTGGATGTGGAACAGCTGCCCACTCATGGCGGCAGTCTGCGGGTTTGGCTGGCCCGTCAGGGTGCAGCCAAACCAACCGCATCGGTTTCAGCAGTGCTTGCAGATGAAGAAACCGCAGGTCTGGAATCTTTGAAAGCTTATGACAATTTCCAGCATCGGGCCGAGGAGGCGAAGTACGGGCTTTTGGAGTTTTTACTCCAAGCAAAACGTAAAGGCCAGCGGGTGCTCGGCTACGGCGCTGCCGCTAAAGGCAATACCTTGCTCAACTACGCTGGTATTCGCGCCGACCTTTTGCCCGCTGTGGCTGATCGCGCGTCTAGCAAGCAAGGAAGCTACCTTCCCGGTAGCCACATTCCGGTGATCACTCCGGAGGAGCTTGAGGGGATGAATCCTGATGCATTATTGGTGTTGCCTTGGAATCTCATCAATGAGGTGAACGAACAGTGGCCAAGGCATTCTTTGGTGACAGCGATTCCGAGCCTTAAGAAGTGGGGTGAAAACAGCTGA
- a CDS encoding DegT/DnrJ/EryC1/StrS aminotransferase family protein, producing MSDISIRKIPYTKPSITALEVQYATDAAANGWGEHCYDYIVRFEEAFKAHLGVKYAIATSSCTGALHMGMHALGLGPGDEVIMADTNWIATAAPIVHLGATPVFVDILPDSWCLDPEQVEAAITPKTKAIVAVHLYGNLCDMDALLAIGERHGIPVIEDAAEAVGSVYHGKRAGSLGCFGAFSFHGTKTITTGEGGMFVTNDPNLYEQVLTLSNHGRAKGQIKQFWPDMVGFKYKMSNIQAAIGCAQLERVDELVSLKRNIFSVYEERLFDLPLNLNNQPKGCFNGYWMPTMVLHEEYSFCRDLLLDRLKSKGVDARVFFWPLSSINIKGRKASDEPFLSESIYTRALNLPSSYCMSTEDIELVCNSVREALFS from the coding sequence ATGAGCGACATATCGATTCGCAAAATCCCTTACACCAAGCCGTCAATTACGGCGCTTGAGGTTCAGTATGCGACCGACGCAGCAGCCAATGGTTGGGGTGAACACTGTTACGACTACATCGTCCGTTTTGAGGAGGCCTTTAAAGCCCACCTTGGCGTGAAGTACGCCATCGCCACGAGCAGTTGTACGGGCGCCTTACACATGGGCATGCACGCACTGGGGCTCGGGCCAGGCGATGAGGTGATCATGGCCGACACCAATTGGATCGCCACCGCCGCACCGATCGTGCACCTGGGCGCTACGCCGGTGTTTGTGGACATCCTGCCGGATAGCTGGTGCCTGGACCCCGAACAAGTGGAAGCCGCTATCACGCCGAAGACTAAGGCAATTGTGGCTGTGCACCTCTACGGGAACCTCTGTGACATGGATGCGCTTTTGGCGATCGGTGAGCGTCACGGCATACCCGTGATCGAAGATGCCGCCGAAGCTGTTGGTTCGGTTTACCACGGTAAGCGGGCCGGGAGTTTGGGGTGCTTTGGCGCCTTCTCGTTCCATGGGACAAAGACGATCACCACTGGGGAGGGGGGGATGTTCGTCACTAACGACCCTAATCTTTACGAACAGGTTCTTACGCTGTCGAACCATGGGCGAGCGAAAGGACAGATCAAGCAGTTCTGGCCAGATATGGTTGGTTTCAAATACAAGATGAGTAATATTCAGGCTGCTATAGGTTGCGCACAGCTAGAGAGAGTTGATGAACTGGTTTCTCTAAAACGCAATATTTTTTCCGTCTACGAAGAACGGCTTTTTGATTTGCCTTTGAACCTTAATAACCAGCCTAAAGGGTGTTTCAATGGCTATTGGATGCCTACTATGGTTTTACACGAAGAATATTCATTTTGTCGCGATCTTTTATTAGATCGCCTGAAATCAAAAGGAGTTGATGCCAGGGTATTTTTCTGGCCGCTGAGTTCAATTAATATTAAAGGTCGGAAAGCCTCTGATGAGCCGTTTCTTTCTGAGTCTATATACACTAGAGCGTTGAATCTTCCCTCTTCGTATTGCATGTCTACTGAAGACATTGAACTTGTCTGCAATTCAGTACGCGAAGCTTTGTTCAGCTAA
- a CDS encoding HisA/HisF-related TIM barrel protein, protein MIRLIARVDVRNGYHIKTIKCEGVEKIRSIKSSLQLFSSGIFEYDEIVLVDNVASLYGFDNWLLREGKHYYCSVPLSVGGAIINQTQAKATLEVGADKIIINTGAIENPSILKSISNSCGRQAVILQVDAKYYEGRYMCATHGSREISDVSVKEWLSNAYDLGVGEIHLTSIDSEGTSSRFPDDLAEIAFSSCALPIIISGGIRNSSDIFHFSKNYGANSFSLSSIPNIHNIDTNTLRNQLESLGLCVRRT, encoded by the coding sequence ATGATTAGACTTATCGCTAGAGTAGATGTCCGCAACGGGTATCATATTAAAACAATTAAATGCGAAGGTGTCGAAAAGATACGCTCAATTAAATCTTCGCTTCAGTTATTCTCTTCTGGAATATTTGAGTACGATGAAATAGTTTTAGTTGATAATGTAGCATCTTTGTACGGATTTGATAACTGGTTGTTGAGAGAGGGTAAACATTACTATTGCTCTGTTCCTCTTAGTGTAGGTGGTGCTATTATCAATCAAACTCAAGCAAAAGCAACATTAGAAGTTGGTGCAGATAAAATTATTATAAATACAGGAGCGATTGAAAATCCTAGTATTTTAAAATCGATTAGTAACAGCTGTGGTCGTCAAGCTGTTATCCTCCAAGTCGATGCCAAATATTACGAAGGTCGTTATATGTGTGCAACTCATGGGTCTAGAGAAATCTCAGATGTTTCTGTAAAAGAATGGTTATCTAATGCTTACGATCTTGGTGTTGGTGAAATTCATCTTACATCTATTGATAGTGAAGGTACTTCTTCAAGATTTCCCGACGACCTTGCAGAAATAGCATTTTCTTCGTGTGCGCTGCCTATTATTATTTCTGGAGGTATACGCAATTCTTCTGATATTTTCCACTTTTCCAAAAACTATGGAGCCAACTCCTTTAGTTTGTCATCCATTCCAAATATTCATAATATTGACACAAATACATTACGTAATCAATTAGAGTCTCTTGGCCTCTGCGTGCGTCGGACATGA